The DNA region AGGATGCATACGAAAAGCTGATGAGTTATCAATCACAAAACACCCAGCTTGCGTAGCCCGAGGCGCAAACTCTAGTGATGTTTGAGCGCCTACCGAGGCTAACACAATATCGACACCATCAAAATCAAAAGTATCCAAATCTTTAACCACCAGGATATCTCTATCACCATAGTCAATTTCTTGCCCGTCAGAACGATCTGAAGCCAAGGGAATCAGATCTTTGATGGGAAATTTTCTTTCGTGCAGAATCGACAAAATTTCTTGGCCTACGTTTCCGGTGGCGCCGACAATGGCTACAGTGTATTGCATTTTAATTAAACTCCTGGGCTTTCAAACTCAATTTTTCATCAAAGCAAAAACTTTGCTTGATGACAATCAAAACATGCGCCATATTATTTCAATATCAAATTTTTTAGAAAGGTTGGCTTTTTATGCAAGAAACTCTCAACACACAAGATGTTAAGAATAGCCGCGACGAAAATCTTTTATTTTTGAAGCGCTGGTTGAAACATCCTTTAAGGTTAGGGGCTATACTACCTAGCTCTCCAGCGCTTACGGGACTTATTGCTCGTAATGTAAACTTACGCTCTGATAGTATTGCCGTCGAGCTTGGTGCTGGAACTGGTTGTGTCACCAGAATGTTGCTACAGGCAGGTATTCCCAACGAAAAATTGTATGTCCTAGAGCTGGATTCTGAGCTTTGTGAATTTCTAAAAATCAGTTTACCAGACGTCAACGTTATTCAAGGAGATGCACGTGACCTTACAAACTTATTGCCCAAAAAATTTGTTGGTAAAGTCTCAAGCGTGATTTCAGGTATGCCAATGACAGCAATGCCTCAGGAGATCCAAAGGCAAATTATTGAGGCAAGTTTTGCAGTCATGGACAAGGAAGGAGAATTCTTACAATATACTTATCGTCCAGGTTTCTCTCCATTAAGGGCCAAGAATTTTGGCCTCGACAAGAAACGTCTTGGCATGGCCTTTCGCAATCTTCCGCCGGCGACAGTTTGGCGTTATCAAAAGGCTGCCTAGAGCACTCACGTTAACGCTGACCGGCACTGTACCAGTTCCATTCTCGAGCGTCAGCTACTCCCGCTAGGGGTTGTATGTGGCATAAAACAAAGCTTTTGAAATAAATTTTTCG from Pseudomonadota bacterium includes:
- a CDS encoding rRNA adenine N-6-methyltransferase family protein, yielding MQETLNTQDVKNSRDENLLFLKRWLKHPLRLGAILPSSPALTGLIARNVNLRSDSIAVELGAGTGCVTRMLLQAGIPNEKLYVLELDSELCEFLKISLPDVNVIQGDARDLTNLLPKKFVGKVSSVISGMPMTAMPQEIQRQIIEASFAVMDKEGEFLQYTYRPGFSPLRAKNFGLDKKRLGMAFRNLPPATVWRYQKAA